GAGGTCGGACTCGGGGGCGACGGTCGCGAGGAATTTGCGCAGGCGGGAATTTTCCTCCTGCGCGATGACGAGGTCGTTTTGCACGCCGGCCATCACGTCATTCATCGCCTCAACTTCGCGGAAAACGTGATTTAGGATGGGACGGCAAAGGGCATACAAAGCTCCATAAAGGACACTTTGCACCGGAAAAAAAGTTGTGAGATTTTCCGGCAAAAAGGACTTCAGATTCGAAAATGCGAGCGAGCCGAGGAAATTCGTGGCGAGGATGGCCGCGCTGAAAAAGGCGATTTCCCGGAGAGCTGCCAACAGAGAGAACCCCTCCCTGTTGTGGTCGCGACTCATTCTCGTCGCAAGAATAGCTACTAATAGAACGACGAGCGGAGCCGCCGATAGGCTAATAATGGCAAAGGCCGCGGTGACACTTGATGAGATGATTTCCACGGAAATCTGCTTTCGGCAAATTTCCCCGGTAACTCAAGGCTTTTTTGCAGGAAGCAAAGGGCCGGTTGCCACGATTTGCACGCTGGAGCCGGCCCTTTGGTAAGCCTTAAGAAAGTCCGGTCAGTTCGCCATTCTGGCAAAAAATGATTCGCTAGTTTCCGTTTAGGATGCCCCGGCAAGATGGGGCTCGCCGGTGAGATGAGGCACCCCGTTTGTCTTCGCATTGACAATCACATTGTGGACGAAGCGAAGTTTTTCGATCGCTGGCGAGGACAGCACGAAGGGATAGCCATCCGACAGGCCGAGGCCGCGGTTGAGGTTGTTGAGCACATAAGTGAGGGGGAACCACGAATCCATCAGCGTCCTGAAGGACTGCGAGGGGTCATCGTTGGGAATTTCCAGAGACGGTTCGTTGGCCCGGTCGGGATGCATCGAGAGCCCGCAGGTCGCGGCGGTCTCGATGGTATCGGCCATGTGCATATAGTGCGCCCAGGTCTCGGCCCAGTCCTCCCACGGATGGGCCGTGGCGTAGGACGTGATGAACGAGTCCTGCCAGTTGGCGGGCACGCCGTTCTGGTAGTGCTGTTGAAGCGCGATGTCGTAGTCGAAGCGTTCGTCGCCGAAGAGGGCGCGGAAGGCCTCGAGCTGGGCGGGATCGGGCAGGATGAGCTGGTCCCAGTAGTAGTGACCGATCTCGTGACGGAAGTGCCCCAGCACGGTGCGGTAGGGTTCGTGCAGGGCGAGGCGGCGCTTCTCGCGTTCGGCGTCGTCCGCCTCGGCGATGTTGAGGGTGATGACGCCTTCATCGTGTCCGGTGAGGACGGAGGCGAAGCCGGGCACGTCGCCGAGGAAGTCGAAGGCGATGCCGTGGTCGGGCGAGAGGACCTTGCTGACGACGGGCAAACCCAGCTTGCGGAGACTGTAGACCAGGCGGCGCTTCGCCACCTCGACGCGGGCCCAGGCTTCCTGATTGCCGACGATGTTCAGGTCGGGAACGACGCGGTTGAGCTGGCAGCAGGGACAGAGATCGTTCGGATCCTCCACCGGGATCGCCCAGTTGCAAACCTGATGCTGGGCGTAATTCGTGCACATCCGGTATCGGGCTCCGTTGCCGTGGCGCTGCCAGAAGCCATCCGGCGCAGGCTCGAGCGAGGCGATGTCGTCGACGTCGGGCAGGTAGGCGAGGGTGCTGCCGCAGCCGACGCAAAACACATTTTCGAAGTAGACCATCTGGTCGCATTTGTCGCAGTGAAAGATTTTCATAAGAGAATGGTTGCGATCATCGCCGAAAGGCGGCGAGCCGACTCTCCGGAACATCCCTGAGAAACCCCTCGGCGGCTTCCCGGAGGGATTGGAAATCCTTGTTTGGATCGAGGAAGTCCATACTCTTCACGGACAAATCATCAATCCCGCGCGGCGTTGGGTGTTTCGGTCGGCGAGGGACTCGCGCCATGAAAATCCCGACCACCTCCACCTCCACCTCCGCCTCGACCGACGTCGATCACCCGTCGCAATCGGTCGCGGAAATCCTCTCGGCCGAGTTACGGGCCGCTGGAGCGGAATTCACGCTTCCGGGGGGCGGGGGAGACGCCGCTGCGGATCTGAAGGCCGTCCATCAGGCGATCCACGCGCTCTCCTCACCGCGTTCGGCCCTCTGTCTCTCGGGAGGAGGAATTCGCAGCGCGAGCTTCGGGCTCGGCATCCTTCAGGGGCTGGCCGGCGCGGGCCTGCTCGGCCGGTTCGACTATCTCTCGACGGTATCGGGGGGCGGCTACATCGGCGGGTGGTTCTCGGCGTGGGTTCATAATCATCCGCGTGGTCAGGCCGGCGTGATCGAGGAGCTGAGCGCCCCGCCGAGTGATCCTCTGGAGCCGGAGTGCGCGCCGCTGCGGCACGTGCGGGCGTTCAGCAATTATCTGACGCCGCGCATCGGGGTGCTTTCGGCAGATGCCTGGACGCTCGGAGCGACCGCGTTGCGGGACATGTTGCTCAACTGGATCGTGCTGCTCTCGTGGCTCGCGGTGGTGCTGCTGATCCCGCGCTTCACGGTGTTTTCCGTGCTGGCCCGGCCGGAGCCATGGATGCTCGGCGCGTTGCTGGCCGGAGCCTTCCTGAGTCTTGCGACCGCCATGGCCTACGCCGGAATCGATTTGCCCAGTCTTGGCAATGATCGCCGCTCGCAGGGATGGTTCGTGCGGCGGTTTCTTCTGCCGATGATGTGGGCCGCGGTCTTTTTCTGTGCGTGGTGGGCGGGCTTTCGCAACACGAGCGCGGAGGCGGGGCCGCTGATGGCCTCGGGTCGCGGGTTGGTGCTCGTCCAGATATTCGTCGGTCTGGCGACGGGCGCGGGATGCGTGGCGGCGGCGGGCTGGCTCGCGTGGCGAGATCGAAGTCGACGCGACTCGAAACTTTCCGGACGGGGACTGGTGCGGATCGCGGGCATGGCGGGCGTCACCATGGTCTTCACCGGCGCGGTGACGGGATTCTTCGCGTGGTCGATCGCGCAGATTTTTCCGAATCCTGCGGAGGCCTCGCGCAATTTTGCCTGCTTTGCGGTGCCGCTGTTGCTCGCGATGTTTTTCGTGGCGAACACCGTCTTCAACGGTGTGACGAGCTGGTGGACGAACGATGACGATCGCGAATGGTGGGGCCGCGCCGCCGGGTGGCTGTGGGCGCTTATCATTGGCTGGGCCTCCCTCCACGCGTTGGTGCTCTGGGCGCCGGGGCTCGTGGCGCAGGTGAAAATCGGGGAGATCGGGAAGGCGGTGCTCGCAGCGTGTGGCGGGGCATTCGGTCTGGCGGCGGCGATCCTGGGATTCAGCCGCGGCTCGGTGGCGAAGACCGAGGGCAGCGCACCCCCGGCATGGGGGCGCCTGCTCGCCGCGGCGGCGCTGGGATTCTTCGTGATGCTTTCGTTCGCGTTGTCGTTGCTGCTCGATGCGCCGAGCGGGCGAATGCTCGAGAATCCGGGCGTGCTCTGGGATGCCGGAATTCGGCGGCAGTTCGTCGTGCTGCTCGTCGCGATCGGCGTGCTCGCCGGCATCGGTGTGGCGATGGGGTTCTTCATCAATGTGAACAAATTTTCGCTCCACGCGATGTATCGGAGCCGCCTGATCCGCGCGTTTCTCGGAGCGTCCCGCGCCAAACGGCAGCCGCACTGGTTCACGGGATTCGATCCGGCGGACAACATCCCCGCGCATCGGCTGAAGCCCGGTCGGCCGTTTCACATCATCAACATCGCGCTCAATCTCGTGCAGGGCGGCCAGCTGGCGTGGCAGGAGCGCAAGGCGGCGTCGTTTACCGTGAGCCGGCTGCATTGCGGGAGCTGGCCGGTCGGCTATCGGCCCGCGGAATTCTACGGGAACGGCATTTCGCTCGGCACGGCGATCGCGGTATCCGGCGCGGCGGCGAGTCCGAACCAAGGCTACCATTCGTCGCCGATCGTCGCGTTCCTGATGACGCTCTTCAACCTGCGGCTCGGCTGGTGGCTGGGAAATCCCGGCCCGCCCGGCGAGCACACGTGGCGGCGCAACGGCCCGCTGCACGCCGCGCTCCCGCTTTTCAGCGAGGCCCTTGGCAACACGACGGCCGCCTATCCCTACGTGAATCTCTCGGATGGCGGTCATTTCGAGAATCTCGGGCTCTACGAGATGGTCCTCCGGCGCTGTCGCCACATCGTCGTCGTCGATGCCGGCTGCGACGCGGACTACGTGTTCGAGGACCTCGGAAACGCGATCCGCAAGATCCGCATCGATTTCGGCGTGCCGATCGATATCCAGGTCGTCTCGCCCAGGCAGGCGGGGGCATGCGCGAGCTATTTCGCGATCGGGACGATCCGCTATTCCGCCGTCGACGGTGCTGGCACCGATGGGCAGTTGCTCTACGTCAAGCCGGTGATTTGCGGCGCCGAGCCCGCGGACGTCGCCCATTACGCCGCCGCGCATCCCGATTTTCCGCACGAATCGACGAACGACCAGTGGTTCACCGAATCCCAGATGGAGAGCTACCGCGCGCTCGGCCAGCATGTGGTGACAACGATCCTCGCCCGACGCCGGCCCGCGGACGTCGCCACGTTGTTTGCGGAACTGGGGACCAAGCTGGAGCCGGTGGCGGATGCCGTTTCCTCGGGCGCGTCGCCCATGCCACCGCGGCCTCGGTGAATCGCGATCCTCAGGTATGAAACATCATATTATCGAACCTGCGGCGAAGTCCGCGACGAGTGTGCCGATGCGTCCGCAGCGGCCCGATAAATTGGAGGCAATCGTGGAGGATCCACTTCCCGAATCGCGGGACATGAGCCGCGAGCAGCAGGCGGCGTTCGTTCCACCGGAGCATGAAGAGGCGCGCGTGCGCGCATCGCAAGGGGATCAGGGGCGCACGTGATCCGAGGATCGATGAGTCCAAATCCGTGCGCGGACCGCATTTTCTGCGCCCGACGGGGAGGTGGGCTGCGAACCCTTTCTGATGAAACAGGAACCGGAAACCAATCGAACCGCGGCGGGCGGGGAAGTGACCGAGGCGATGATTCGCGAGCGGGCGACGGAAATTGCGCGAGCGGAAGATCGTGACGACGCGGGCGCCTCCGACCTCGAGGAGGCGCGGGAGGAATTGATGGGCGGGAGCGACGAACCCGAGGTCGAAGAGCTGATCCCCGAGGACGCTCGCATCGGGGACGGCTCGCCGCCCGGCGAAACCGGCCATCGCGCCGCGCGGAGCGAACTCGACGACGAATCCAGCGCGGCCGAGCAGGAGATCGAGGAAGGGCTCGCCGACGCGGATCTCGACTCCCGCGAGGAATCGCATCGCCACAGATAGCCGGGACGTCAGCGCGAGGCGGCGATCGCGGCGAGTTCCGCGATGAGTTCCTGCGCGGGCGGTGAAAGTCGGCCGGTCCAGAACGCGCCGATGTCCAGTGACGGGAATCCCTTGAGCGGCAATTCGCGCAGGCCCGCCGGCGGCGGACGATGCGGGGTCGAGACGGAAAGGCCCACGCCGAGTCCGGCGCTCACGTAGGGCGCGATCAAATCGGCGGAGCTGATGGCGATCGTGGTCGGCCATTCCCGTCCGGATTTTCTGAGGCCGCGGGCGAACAGGCGGGGAAGGAGTTCGTGGGCGCCGAGGGAGATGAGGTCGACCTTTCCGTCGTCGCCATCCTTGATGGCCGTAGCGGCGGTGAGCCACGGCGCGGATTCCGGCACGAGCAGGACGAGCGGGAGTCGTAGCAGGCGCTTGCACTGGAGGCCGGCGGGCGGAGTGGCATCGAGCACCGTCACGGCGAGATCGGCTTCGCCCCGCAGGATGAGCTGCTCGGCCTGTTTCTGCCCCGCTTCGAGGACCACGAGCTGCAGCCCGGGATGGCGCGCCTTCAATCCGGCGAGCAGCCCGGGCGCATGGTCGCGCATGACTTCGGAAAGTCCGGCCAGGCGCAGCGTGCGGATCGTCTCGCCGCGCAGGCGGGCCTCCAGTTCGGGCAGGCCGCCGAAGAATGGCGCGAGCTGATCGAAAAGCATCCTCCCCGCGGGCGTGAGCTGAAACGGACGGCGGCGGAAGAGCGAAACGCCGAGGTCTTCCTCGAGACGAATGATCTGCGCACTCACGGCGGGCTGCTGCACGCCGTAGGGAATATGCCGGCAGGCAGGGACGATGCCCTCGTGTTTCGCGACGTAATAGAAGAGTTCGAGATGGTGGAGGTTCAACATCGACGTGATCGATGGAATGCCAAAAAAGATCGATTCGGTAAATTTCCGATTTGGGGGCATGCTGCCGCCATGAAGACAACGGAAAGGGAACACCGGAGCTGGCTCGACCGAGGCATCGAACGCGGTGTGCGCGCGATGATCCTCCCGCTGGGCCGGATTTTCTATCGCGTCACGGTGGTGGGAGCGGAGCATCTGCCCGCGACTGGCGGAGCGCTGTTCGTCTGCAATCACGTGAGCTATGCGGACACGATCCCGCTCTCGCTCGCGTGCAATCGGCATTTTCGCTTCACGTCGTTTGCCGGGCTGTTCGATCAACCGATTCTCGGGCGATGTCTGCGGGCGTTCGGATCGATCCCGGTGAGCCCCTCCAGCGCCCGGGAGACGATTCGTCGGGCATCGGATTGCGCGGCGGCGGGCGAGAGCGTGCTGCTGTTTCCCGAGGGGAAGCTGACGCTGGACGGGCGCCTGCAGGAAATCAAGGGCGGCTACGAGTTGATTGCCCGCCGGGCAAACGTGCCGGTGGTGATGGTGCATCTCGACGGTCTCTGGGGCTCGATCTTTTCGTTCGAGGGCGGGCGTTGGTTCTTCAAATGGCCGCGGCCTTGGCGCCGTAACGTCACGGTGACGTTCGCGCCACCGCTGGCTGCGGAGGCGGCAACTCCCGAGCGACTGGAGGCCTTTTGGAAGGCTCGTTCGGAAGCTGCTCGCAGGGAAGTCTGCGTCGCGGCTGCGCCGATGGAGGTGCAGTCATGAAGCTGGAACGCGAAGTGCCGGGGTGGGTCGAGGCGGGGATCATCTCTCCGGCGCAGGCCGAAGCGATCCTGATGCGGCATCCGAATCGGGCCGCCGGCCGATGGATGGTGATTTTTGGGACCATTGGGAGCGTGCTGTGCCTTGCGGGGGTGTCGTTGCTGATCGCAAGCAACTGGCAGGCGATTCCTCCGCTCGTGAAGTTGGGCGGATTGCTGACACTGCTCGCCGGGAGCATGATTTTTGCGGTCGAGGCGCAGGCGCGCGGGGCGCACCGGGCCGGCTGGGAATGCGGCTATCTCGTCGCGTCGGTGTGTCCGCTGCTTGGGCTGGCGTTGATCAGTCAGATTTTTCATCTCGATGGGAAGATGAGTGGCCTGCTGGCGGCGTGGTTCGGCGCGATTGTGGTGCTGCCGTTTGCGAGTCGCAGTGTCGCGGCGTTCGTGGTGCTGATCATCGCGGGCTACGCGTGGCTGGGCACGGGCCTGGACGAACTCTCGTGGCTGAAGCACTTTCGGAGCTTCGCGTTCGTTTACATGGGCGTCGGGGCGGCGCTGGCCGCGGGCTCGCAACTCTGGTTGAGGGTCGGAGCGAAAGTTCAGCGCTCGGTCGGTGAATTTGTTGGCGTGGCGACGGTCGCGCTGATGGGCTGGCTTGCTGGCTTCGACATGACGATGTGGGTGACCTATTGGATCGTCCTCTTCGTGGCGGCGCTCGGCTGGATCTGGCTGAGCCTCGAGCGCGAGCGCCCGCACCAGCTGAATGTCGGGTTTGTGCTCGTGGGCCTGTTGATCGTTTCCACGTTTCTGCGACTTGCCGGGACGATGGCCAATACGGGCCTGCTCTTTCTCTCGGGTGGCGTCGTGCTGCTCGTGACGGCCTGCCTGCTGCAGTTTCTGCGTCGGACCTTGCTCAATCGCCGCTCATGAAACGCATCGTTCTCTATCTCCTGCTGGCCTTTCAGATTCTCGGACTCGTCGCGCTTTACGCGTGGCAATCTCAGACGCCGGGACCGCGCTACCTGCTGCAAACGCGGCCGGTGGACCCGCGCGATCTGCTGCGAGGGGACTACGTGATTCTCGGCTACGAGATTTCCACGCCACCGAAGGAGTGGCGGGACGCGAATC
The genomic region above belongs to Chthoniobacterales bacterium and contains:
- a CDS encoding LysR family transcriptional regulator translates to MLNLHHLELFYYVAKHEGIVPACRHIPYGVQQPAVSAQIIRLEEDLGVSLFRRRPFQLTPAGRMLFDQLAPFFGGLPELEARLRGETIRTLRLAGLSEVMRDHAPGLLAGLKARHPGLQLVVLEAGQKQAEQLILRGEADLAVTVLDATPPAGLQCKRLLRLPLVLLVPESAPWLTAATAIKDGDDGKVDLISLGAHELLPRLFARGLRKSGREWPTTIAISSADLIAPYVSAGLGVGLSVSTPHRPPPAGLRELPLKGFPSLDIGAFWTGRLSPPAQELIAELAAIAASR
- a CDS encoding DUF2157 domain-containing protein — its product is MKLEREVPGWVEAGIISPAQAEAILMRHPNRAAGRWMVIFGTIGSVLCLAGVSLLIASNWQAIPPLVKLGGLLTLLAGSMIFAVEAQARGAHRAGWECGYLVASVCPLLGLALISQIFHLDGKMSGLLAAWFGAIVVLPFASRSVAAFVVLIIAGYAWLGTGLDELSWLKHFRSFAFVYMGVGAALAAGSQLWLRVGAKVQRSVGEFVGVATVALMGWLAGFDMTMWVTYWIVLFVAALGWIWLSLERERPHQLNVGFVLVGLLIVSTFLRLAGTMANTGLLFLSGGVVLLVTACLLQFLRRTLLNRRS
- a CDS encoding GDYXXLXY domain-containing protein encodes the protein MKRIVLYLLLAFQILGLVALYAWQSQTPGPRYLLQTRPVDPRDLLRGDYVILGYEISTPPKEWRDAN
- a CDS encoding 1-acyl-sn-glycerol-3-phosphate acyltransferase, with protein sequence MKTTEREHRSWLDRGIERGVRAMILPLGRIFYRVTVVGAEHLPATGGALFVCNHVSYADTIPLSLACNRHFRFTSFAGLFDQPILGRCLRAFGSIPVSPSSARETIRRASDCAAAGESVLLFPEGKLTLDGRLQEIKGGYELIARRANVPVVMVHLDGLWGSIFSFEGGRWFFKWPRPWRRNVTVTFAPPLAAEAATPERLEAFWKARSEAARREVCVAAAPMEVQS
- a CDS encoding putative zinc-binding peptidase, encoding MKIFHCDKCDQMVYFENVFCVGCGSTLAYLPDVDDIASLEPAPDGFWQRHGNGARYRMCTNYAQHQVCNWAIPVEDPNDLCPCCQLNRVVPDLNIVGNQEAWARVEVAKRRLVYSLRKLGLPVVSKVLSPDHGIAFDFLGDVPGFASVLTGHDEGVITLNIAEADDAEREKRRLALHEPYRTVLGHFRHEIGHYYWDQLILPDPAQLEAFRALFGDERFDYDIALQQHYQNGVPANWQDSFITSYATAHPWEDWAETWAHYMHMADTIETAATCGLSMHPDRANEPSLEIPNDDPSQSFRTLMDSWFPLTYVLNNLNRGLGLSDGYPFVLSSPAIEKLRFVHNVIVNAKTNGVPHLTGEPHLAGAS